The sequence ATTCTTCCTGTTATACATTTCTACCcttgttaaaaacaaaaagcataAGCTTTCTGAGATTGTGCAAGGCTAATAGCAGAAAAATTCCAAGCCATGGCAACCCTTTTTACCAATAGGTAGCAGGAAAGTAGCTCTTATAAAGTGAATTTAGCTATTTAAAATGCATTCACGCATATCCTTCTAAGCAGAAGTAACACAAACAGCTTTATACAAGGAGGGGATCAAAGAAATCTTTATCAAGTTAATCAAATTACCCGACAGTTGCATTGTTACAAATCTTGCTTCTCTACATGCAGACtactcaaaattcaaaaatgcagATAATGTAACTAGaaatatcaattgatttttaaattgtaacGATACAATACAtctcctctcactctctctctctctcacagaaacCAATAGAAAAAGAATCAGGTATCATGGTTAATGGAAAAATTACCAACTACGAGGGCTTTTTCTTTTGCACACTTTTTGAGATGCGCTTCAGCTGTACCGTTTTCCCTTTCATTCCCCTGCAAAGTTAAATAACAAACATTGTGAATCCATTTGAAAAGCTGCCATAAATagggaaacaaagaaaatagagagtaaATACCTCCGGTGCATATAAATGAAGATGTAGAAAAGCAGCAACAGCATCAAAGTCAAAATGGAAACAATAAGGTAGAACACATTTCTAGTCTTCTGCACATATGAAGCAGCAtggatataaataaataagaaagaacCAACAAAACTTcccaagttttaaatttaaggaTAGCTTATATACAGTTTAGCTGGAATCAGcctcctaaaaaataaaaaaggggtaAGGGCGTAAGGCTGCTAAACAATCACCTCCCAAACTCCGCAAAAGTGGGAACAATGTGCATTGGGTACAACCTTTTTTTCTATACACAGTTTAGGTTTATCAAATGTAAAAAATGTGTAGGATTCCAAATGTAGCATGAGCATGCTTGAAGCTAACTGCAGTCTGATTGTAAGGGGTGTGTATCACAGAGAGCTCCCTTTAGGTAGATGAATTAATCTGATTTACTTCAATCAtctggttttgatttttttttttttttttttttttttttttttttttttgccagaGTTTCCTAAAATCTAAAATCCGTAGTGGCAGAGGAGTGTAGAAAAAAAGAACGATATCCATTTTCCTTCTATCAGACTTTAAAGATCAATTACAAAATGTAGAGCTATATGGTTTGGTACTTGTTTGCATGCTTGGAAAGTATAATTGATCATAAAACAAAGCACATGTGATGGTGAACTTTACCCTGTGCCCCCTAGAGAAGGGTTTCTGACCACCTTTACAAGTGTGGGCATCACAGAATTGCCGTAGGAAGAATTCTGTCATAATTGGATAACATCAAAATGCAATATCACTATCTGGTAGGACTATATATGAGATCATAAAGTTGCTATTATGACAAAGTCACAATTACCATGAAGGCGGCTTGCTGAAGGACCCTCATTGACTGGAAAACAACTGTCAGCTAGGCTCTGCACAGAATAGTTAAAATATGAATACAAGGAATGCTAGAATCAACAATTTATAAGATATCAATCATAGGCCACCTCACACAGATGTTGATTCCTTGAAGCAGCAGCAGGATTGCACTTAGTTTTGCGAGGAGTGGAGTCCATCACAAGGTCACAATGCAATGCACCACATACATCTGCCAAGCACCTGCTGTGACTCTGGATTCAGCACAAGTATCCCATGGTTCAATTACCAATGTACCATTTAAACTTAAGACAATGGAAGGACTATGTTTGCCAAAGTCCCGGAAGAATTTTGATTACCAAGCAAATAAGAAGAAATGCAATCTAAACGTGAAACCATGAACCAAAGATGTGGGATATTAAATCAAATAGACAGGCCAAAGACATCAACAGAAGAGAGAATGGTAGGTGAAAAAAGATGCAGCTCCATAGAAGTGTTTAGTTATTAAGACATTAAAAATGAGATGACAATGATTGTAAAGTGAAATTTGAGGCacaaacaaaaatgaagaattaTCAAGATAACCCAAAAGTACTAGGTTAAAATAAAACAGATATAAACTTTGGCCAATGAAAATTGGAGTCTCTATATTTTGTGTGTCATACTTGTGATGATGGTAGTATAGTCTGTTCATAAAAAATACCCTGCatttattatgttttctttGTCATGCAATTGTCTAAAATAGATCACTGATCTAATAGTTGTCTTGTTTAAGGAATGTCAATGAATATAGGCCTTTTAGAGAGAACATTCAAAATGACTTTTAGGTTAAAAGCTTTGCATAGGCATGCAAGttaatctctctttctttttttggttttctttgggTCCTAGGGATCACTTTTATGAATAGTCTTCTACAATCAAAATCATATATACACCTCCTGCTacaaaaatttaagtaaaattcaCCTGTAGGACGCTACAAGGCTTATAATGTGTACCAGAAATTCCTGCTTTTTGCGGTTTGCATTTCACTGGATTGTCCaacaaatgaattaaaaaaacatagatCAAGTCCCCTTATCACAACCACTCCTACGTCATgtaaatgttttaaaatgagGTACCCATGTCAAGCACACCATGTTATACAGAAACTTCATATTACCTTGAGATGATTGATTGGAAAAATCTAAAACATCACAAAATCGGCCATGTTCCTCATCCTAAATTCCATGGATTGACAAATCCAACACCTCCACAAATTCATCTAATACATACTGTAGGTTATGCCATAGAAGAGTATGAGAGGTATCATTTCTCTTACCAGAGAGACCAAGTATAACTAACATCATCATCAGAATCACTATGAATAATCTCAACTACTAGGGTCAGTATTACAATTCCTAAGCCTCTtaatcttatttttccaatGCAAGAAAATGAAGACCCCCAAAATAACCAAATGGGACATTACCTGTATGATTTGTAATTTACAAcccaactaaacaaaaaatagatCAATTACCATCAATTCTAGGAAAAATAGCTCCACATACATACCACATTCAGCAAATCATAATGTCTATTGTCAAAATGCTGATCGAGGTGTTTCTCTTCATAAAACCTTTTTCTACAGTATCCACATTTCCATTCATTTACATCTACACGGATCTTGTGTTGTTCCTGATCTCTGTAAAGGTCATTGTCTGAGTGAAGCCTACACCTTCTTGACATTTGATATTGTTCTTTCTCCACAAAGGGCATTAGATACTGCACCCATCACAAGATAATGTTATCAAATTATGTACCACGGATACTgtcttttagaaattttaatcAGAATCTTCTGATACCTCCTCAATTATCTTCTGTGCAGCCCTACTCCTTTCTCTTGAACAATGTACCTCATGAGCAGCATTCCCCTGCTCCAGCTTTAGAGTTCTGAACATCAAACTTAAATATTACTTATAAACATTGACAAATTGACCAAGGCAGATAACATATGCCACCAAAACACAATCATTTAATACTTTTTTGCAGTTATAAAATTTAGGGTGTTATTAATGCCACATTTTTCAAGTGGCATTCACAATTTAGGTTCCCCTTAATTAAAGAACCTGTGTCAGGAAAATAGGTAACACTAAGACAGAGACACCAAAAATTGCTAGCCTAATCCAATTTTTCAAATCCAACAATCTAAACCACTAACCTTGCAGTTTCAGATTCTTTATAACCCTGGGGAAGCAAACAATAATGGACGGCGTCAGTAATATTGCAGTATAAAAGGCACATTCATTACACcaagaaaaatgataatgttGTTCTAAAATATTGCAGAAGAGGTTCaagaaagaaccaaaaaataaaaaaaaaggctaaatacaaattacactttttatgCTAGAGTGAATTGTCAATTTCATCcctaaagtttattttttatcattttagtgCTTTAACTTTAACATTCCTGTCAAGTTGGTCCTTCAGTCCATTGACGCTTATAAAATTGACACTATTCACATATGTGATGTGACATCATTTTACTGGTCTTAACAGTAATTTTCTAGACGGTAATGGATGGAATGACCAATTTGACAGAAATATTAAAGTTTAGGACTAAGTAACAAAAACTAAACTTTAGGGATGATAAAATAATGGCAATTCATTCAAACTTAAATGGTGTAACTTGGATCTTAGCCCctccaaaaaattatttgttttataaacACAATCCATCTAAAAGCACAACTTCTGATACAGAACTAAATCAATAAACAAGTAAAATTGAGCTACAATTGAGATTATCCAAcctaaagaaaatttaaaaaagggCCACTGGAGAATATCAGTTTactccatagaaaaaaaaaccaaatcaattcATAAGTAAacataaattcataaaaaaaatttcagtgtAGATTTAGCTAAGAGCAAGACATTTACTTCAATGTAGTACGCTCTGCACTAACTTGAGTAGAACACGTGTTCATGAATTCTATCCAGTGTCCAAACCCACAGTGACTTTATTTTCATCCCCCTATAATCTAGATCAAAATATTTTGCACACACAAAACATTACATTTTGGAACTTATCTTGAATGTTGGTATACAAAACAAACAtgggtttttgttataaaaacaGTAAATTTAACAAAGAAGTAACTAACCCAAGGTTTACATGGAACCCACTACAATATCGAATTGAAGGGGTTTTTGAGATTTCTCATAGAAAGATTGATATGGGTTttgcatatacatatacatatacatatacatataaatatcaGAAAAGATACCTGAATAATCTGCAGAGAAAGCAAGAGGCAAAAGCAAAGCGAGACCCATTTGGAATTGGAGAACCTCATTTCTGAATTCTTGAGTTTCCTTGCCTCAAAGAAGAGAAGACTATTAATAGTATACTGCCACGCCTCTGCTAAGGCAAATGAGAAGTTGCCACATGGGATCTCTCGGCCTCTTTGACTTGCCATTTGACATTTGACTTTTCTTGACGTGGCTAAATTATaccactttttatatatatatatatatatatatatttttttttttaaatctaaaactaGCCCATATGAATATGataatcaattaaatattagattttcaaaataaacaaaaacaataaattaagcCTCAACCCTCTAAGATTTTgtaaggtttaattttttttttttcctcttattgtAAGGGAGGAGGAGACTTGATATTTCTATTGAACCACAAATCTAATGATAATCCTTGAAACAAAGACTTACTAAGGTCACCTACCAAACCATTAATATGTTGCCTATGAAGAGTCAAAGTTGCTTATTAaacctcctttttttttggttgcctaTGAAGAGTCATGGGCTAAACCTTGCAATTAAGCATCAATGTCATTGAGGTGCTCATGGgttaaagttttaaattatatttaaaccCCATAACTTAAGGGTGGTTTCAAAGAATAATGTACACtttcaaaatattcaaattaaaccttacactttaaaaatcatttcaattcAAACCAGAGGCCAATTATATGTGATGTTGTTAGTAGAAAATGTTCAAACAAAATGATGCCATTTGCCTTGGAGTAAAATAATGTCCATATATATTAGACACATGTATAGAAACAAATAACCACATAACATCATTCTATTTAAGTATTTTGTGTTAACGTCACCATAATGGGCGTGGTTTGAattgaattactttttaaaGTGTAAGGTTCGTCTTGAAACTTTAGAAAGTTCGAAGTTTAATTTAAATCcaataaatgaatgaaaataaactCTCCCAAATACAGGGGGAGCTAAGAATTTTTGTTGGGGGGTCAAATTGtaatactaatatatttatcaagacaaccccacacacacatttatatacacacacatgtttttttattatatacacacttttatttgataagttatatatatatatatatatagatatactGATatacatacccaaaaaaaaaaaaaaaaagtttagtaattttaatcaaaattgtGTTTGATGAcaatctttcataaaataaaattcatttttaccattttcatagtgatatttttaaaaattttcattttcaatacaaattatcaaattttatactaaaataagtaaaaaatatttcaattgaactaataaaattttcaaaaacatgaatatCCAAAACTTTGAAGAATAAGTTaggctccaaacatatttgaaattattttgctCTAAGCTATTATGTTGCAACTCAAGAGacatttcatgtgtagttttagtggCAATATCTTTTTAAGGAGCCAATGACTTGTTAATAGCCACATTACGGGTTGAAAAAAGATAAATCCAAACATATTTGTtgccaaactttatcaaatatttaacatatataagagaacattttacaataaaaaataaaattgcaaaaaataaagttgtctctataactattagaccaattttttttaagagtattattggactaattcaaataattaaaataattatttatatatattaaaggaaattttaaaattttggggggtCATGGTCTCCACCCTTGTACATAGCTCCACCCCTGCCCAAACATTCATACTAataccacaatttttttaacaattggtTTAGAATTCTCTACCGTTATAAGTTATGAGCGATGGTCCATTAATAATTAACTATATGAGACTCGTCGAGAATCATTCATAACTTGCTGTCTCACAGAGTGAAAAGTTTGTAAAAACTGTGTATAtagatctcttatttatttgtgtCCTTTGTTCATAGAATTAAGGctaaattatataatatcccCACTTTTTCCCACTAGTTTACAAAAAATTCTGCAAACAAATGAAACTGGTCTGTCCACCTGTTGGTGATGACTGATGACAGAGGATGATGCATAGAAAGGGCATTGTAACTGTAATCTCCCATGACCGAAAGGTGGTAAGTGGTAACCAATATCATataatttggtattttgagGTCATGAGGTACATAACATGTAGCTCAGTAGCTCACCGTATGAAAAAAGGAGTGCGGAATTCCAGCCAAAACAGAACAACAATGAAACGTGGGCGGCAGGATTCGAACCTGCGCGGGCAAAGCCCACATGATTTCTAGTCATGCCCGATAACCACTCCGGCACGCCCACCACATGCTAtgttagaatttaaaataagtTATGGTCTAAACATTACAGTTTATGTCCAGGCTCCAAAAAACTTCAAACTTTTAAATTTGGGGTGGTGAGAATTCCAAATATAGGAACTCTAAAAGATGGAAATGCTTCATCTCCTTCAATGTATTTGGCCCATTTCTtgtctcccttttttttttcttcataaaatgATTGTCATGTCCTGACAAACCCAATAACCATTAACTGGTTGAGAATAGCTAGCCATGCTCTTTAATAATATAAAGGGCCAATTTTTAAATCCTGAAACCAAAATGAAGTGCTAAGAAAGAAGGTAAGCACTCTTTACTCTTTAGACAAGAAATAAATACTTAGCAGTTAGCAGTAGAACTAGATAAAAGGTTTACCGACCTCCTTAAAGCTATGATAGGAAGAATTCAGTCTAACCTTGTTAATGGAATGGTTTGGTTTAACATCCAGCCAAAtaactttatttcaattaataatccaaaattttgttctGCATACTAAGTGAAGTCTAAGCTCTGGTCAATAAGAACGTGATGCAAGACCATACGAGCTTAGCTCTCGGTAATGAAACAACAAAATGAGAAAGTGCAAATACACACAGGCATGCACTCAACGGAAAAAGATCCTCTTCATTTGCTTTGAAATGGAGACAATTCATTTCATGTttataatttagtttttcatGCATATAAAAAGTGTACATAATACCACCTTTAATGATTAAACCAATGCTACATGCTGAGTACATGAGAAGCACCAATTTATCTATCATCAGATTCACACCAGTATTCACTATATGAAGCTGATAACTCTGACACATTCAAAGTCCACCAAAATGTTACATCAGGTCTAAACCAACCTCAGCATACACCAAATATCTATTCTGGAGGGTTTTACTTTTACACGTGTTGCTCACGAAAGAGCTCCTCAAAGTCTTGCTTGACTCTGTTTCTGAAAAGGGGATGTGGAA is a genomic window of Quercus lobata isolate SW786 chromosome 2, ValleyOak3.0 Primary Assembly, whole genome shotgun sequence containing:
- the LOC115976521 gene encoding uncharacterized protein LOC115976521 isoform X1, encoding MRFSNSKWVSLCFCLLLSLQIIQGYKESETARTLKLEQGNAAHEVHCSRERSRAAQKIIEEYLMPFVEKEQYQMSRRCRLHSDNDLYRDQEQHKIRVDVNEWKCGYCRKRFYEEKHLDQHFDNRHYDLLNVSHSRCLADVCGALHCDLVMDSTPRKTKCNPAAASRNQHLCESLADSCFPVNEGPSASRLHEFFLRQFCDAHTCKGGQKPFSRGHRKTRNVFYLIVSILTLMLLLLFYIFIYMHRRGMKGKTVQLKRISKSVQKKKPS
- the LOC115976521 gene encoding uncharacterized protein LOC115976521 isoform X2, which translates into the protein MRFSNSKWVSLCFCLLLSLQIIQGYKESETARTLKLEQGNAAHEVHCSRERSRAAQKIIEEYLMPFVEKEQYQMSRRCRLHSDNDLYRDQEQHKIRVDVNEWKCGYCRKRFYEEKHLDQHFDNRHYDLLNVSHSRCLADVCGALHCDLVMDSTPRKTKCNPAAASRNQHLCESLADSCFPVNEGPSASRLHEFFLRQFCDAHTCKGGQKPFSRGHRGNERENGTAEAHLKKCAKEKALVVGNFSINHDT